A DNA window from Ficedula albicollis isolate OC2 chromosome 1, FicAlb1.5, whole genome shotgun sequence contains the following coding sequences:
- the C3AR1 gene encoding C3a anaphylatoxin chemotactic receptor, giving the protein MPQVLGNSSSQEEAAVHYASESIVSIAIFTIVFVIGIPGNGLVIWVAGLKMKRSVNTVWFLNLAVADIMCCLSLPFSIVHLALHEHWPYGWFLCKVIPTVIIFTMFASVFLLVAISIDRCLLVMKPVWCQNHRTVKFISLICSGIWMLAFIFCCPVFYYRETSTYDGKTECVYNFGVDDYTDDPVNASVNELWEEYSIYNVSDLWGGTDAGNDSIALASMVINITRAVFGFVLPFGIMAVCYALIVFRTHANQFHKPHNRTLRTVVFVVAAFFICWAPYHVVGILRIVPSLGRGQMESLILWDHLSTALAYANSCINPPLYVFVGQNFRAKVRQSVQRILEGAFSEELTSSTLHRSQTSAEKNLSSTL; this is encoded by the coding sequence ATGCCTCAAGTCCTGGGCAATAGCAGTTCACAGGAAGAGGCTGCTGTACATTATGCATCAGAATCAATTGTCTCCATTGCTATCTTCACCATCGTTTTCGTCATAGGTATTCCAGGCAATGGGTTGGTGATCTGGGTAGCTggtctgaaaatgaaaaggtcTGTGAACACTGTCTGGTTCCTAAACCTTGCTGTGGCTGACATCATGTGCTGCTTGTCCTTGCCCTTTTCCATTGTTCACCTGGCCCTCCATGAACACTGGCCCTATGGCTGGTTTCTCTGCAAAGTCATTCCAACAGTCATAATCTTCACCATGTTTGCTAGTGTCTTCCTACTTGTGGCTATCAGCATTGATCGGTGTCTCCTGGTGATGAAACCTGTCTGGTGTCAGAACCACCGAACAGTGAAATTTATATCGTTAATATGCAGTGGCATATGGATGCTGGCCTTCATTTTTTGCTGCCCTGTCTTCTACTACCGTGAGACAAGCACTTACGATGGCAAAACGGAGTGTGTGTACAATTTCGGAGTTGATGATTACACAGATGATCCTGTAAATGCATCTGTAAATGAGTTATGGGAGGAATACTCAATCTACAATGTTAGTGACTTGTGGGGAGGTACCGATGCAGGTAATGACTCCATAGCCCTTGCCTCGATGGTAATAAACATCACCAGGGCTGTCTTTGGCTTTGTGCTGCCTTTTGGCATAATGGCAGTTTGCTACGCCCTCATTGTTTTCAGAACACACGCAAATCAGTTTCACAAGCCACACAATAGGACACTGCGAACAGTTGTGTTTGTGGTAGCTGCATTCTTCATCTGCTGGGCTCCATACCACGTAGTTGGGATTCTCCGCATTGTACCTAGTCTTGGAAGAGGACAGATGGAGTCGCTGATCCTGTGGGATCACCTCTCTACAGCACTTGCATATGCCAACAGCTGCATCAACCCCCCGCTTTATGTTTTTGTGGGACAGAACTTCAGGGCAAAGGTACGGCAATCGGTGCAAAGAATCTTGGAAGGTGCCTTTAGTGAGGAACTCACATCTTCAACCCTTCACAGAAGCCAGACTTCAGCAGAGAAGAACCTTAGCAGCACCTTGTAA